The DNA window TATCGATCGACGCCTTTGGCGTCGTCGCGGGTCCCAGCGTCGAAGCCGCCCGGATGCTGCGGGCTTCGCTGGAAGAAAGCGTCACGCGCGCGGAACCCGGCATGGCCCGGCCCACGACGCTGCGCATGGTCTCCTTGCGGGGACTGGAAGCGGCAATCGCCGACGCGATGGAAAACAACCTGGGCCGCCTGCCGGACGAAGTGAAGTACCTGGCCGGCATGCAGCGAATCCAGCATGTGTTCCTGTATCCGGAAGCAAACGACATCGTCCTCGCCGGCCCGGGGGAAGGCTGGAAAGTCGATGGGACGGGGAACGTGGTCGGCATCACGACCGGCCGTCCTGTGCTGCAGCTGGAAGACCTGCTGGTCGCCTTTCGCACGGTCACCCAGGCCGGCGAAGGGGAAGGGATCGGCTGCAGCATCGACCCGAGCGCCGAAGGCCAGCAGCGGCTGAACGCCTACCTCAAATCGGTCCGCCAGTTCAATCCGGCCGTGGTCAAAGGGGTGGAAGAAGCGATGGGCCCGCAGCAGATCCGCATCACCGGCGTGCCGACCGACAGCCACTTCGCCCGTGTGCTGGTGGCGGCCGACTTCCGGATGAAGCGTTATGCGATGCACCTGGAGCCTTCACCCGTTCCAGAGATGATCAGCTTCATCGACCTGCTCGCCAAACGCCGGACGCTCCCCAAAAACATGACGCCCCGCTGGTGGCTGGCCACCGACTACGAACCGCTGCTGCGGAGCGAAGATCGCCTGGCGTGGGAGATCCGCGGCCAGGGAGTGAAGTGCATGACGGAAAACGACTTCGTCGACGCGACGGGCGAACGGGTCGGCATCGCGGGCAGCAAGAACCCGCTGGCCCAGGAATGGGCCGACCTGATGAACAAGCATTACAACACGCTGATGCAGCGTGACCCGGTGTTCGGGGAACTGCGAAACGTGATGGACATGTGCGTCGTCGCCGCCCTGATCGAAAGTGAACGGATGCTGGCGACGGTCGACCTGAAACTGCCGACGATTTACGGCGAAAACGACAAGGTGTCGCTGAGCAAGTGGCATACGCCGAAATCGGTGGCGACGTACTGCGGCTTCAAGAAAGTCGGCTCCAGCTACGTGATCACGGCCTCAGGCGGGGTGCAGGTCGACTCCTGGGAAGCGGCCGAAGTGAGCGTGGTAAACGCCAGCGTCTCGCAGGTTCGCAGCCAGGCTTCGCCGGCCGGCAAGACCGAGTTCTGGTGGAACTAGCGGTCCGTACGACAAACGTATCAATGACAACAGCCGGGCGAGGTTCGCCCGGCTGTTGCGGTTTCTTGCAATCAGGTTGACTCCCATACAACCCGAATCAGCGACCAATCCGATCGTATCGGGCGCATATTCGCTCTGGGAAAGGCATTTCCTGAACAGATTTGTTGTGCCGGGCGCAATCGCTATCTATTCTGGAGAGGGTACGCGTTCAATTTGGCGGCCCTTGCGGACCGCTACTCGCTTGACTGTCTGGCTCATACGGAAGATTGATGAGGCGCCAGCCACCGCGCGGGACACCTCTCACGCATTTAGGAGCTAGATTATGGCGAGTCGATCGCTAATGCACATTCTGCGCACTGCTTGCGCACTCGCAGCGGTCGTCGGTATGACGACGATAAGCTGGGCTGGCGGCAATAATAACAACTTCCGCCAGAACGCCGTGGGCGGCGTATCTATTGACGCCTTTGGCGTGGTCGCCGGCCCCAGTGTCGAAGCCGCCCGGATGCTGCGGGCTTCGCTGGAAGAAAGCGTGACGCGTGCGGAACCAGGCATGGCCCGTCCGACGACGCTGCGCATGGTCTCTTTGCGGGGACTGGAAGCGGCGATCGCCGACGCGATGGAAAACAACCTGGGCCGTCTGCCCGACGAAGTGAAGTACCTGGCCGGCATGCAGCGAATTCAGCATGTGTTCCTGTATCCGGAAGCAAACGACATCGTCCTCGCCGGCCCGGGCGAAGGCTGGAAAGTCGACGGGACGGGGAACGTGGTCGGCATCACGACCGGCCGTCCTGTGCTGCAGCTGGAAGACCTGCTGGTCGCCTTTCGCACGGTCACCCAAGCCGGCGAAGGGGAAGGGATCGGCTGCAGCATCGACCCCAGCACCGAAGGCCAGCAGCGGCTGAACGCCTACCTCAAATCGGTCCGCCAGTTCAATCCGGCCGTGGTCAAAGGGGTGGAAGAAGCGATGGGCCCGCAGCAGATCCGCATCACCGGCGTGCCGACCGACAGCCACTTCGCCCGTGTGCTGGTGGCGGCCGACTTCCGCATGAAACGCTATGCGATGCACCTGGAACCGTCGCCGGTTCCGGAGATGATCAGCTTCATCGACCTGCTGGCCAAACGGCGGACGCTTCCCAAAAACATGACGCCCCGCTGGTGGCTGGCCACCGACTACGAACCGCTGCTGCGGAGCGAAGATCGCCTGGCGTGGGAGATCCGCGGCCAGGGAGTGAAGTGCATGACGGAAAACGACTTCGTCGACGCGACGGGCGAACGGGTCGGCATCGCGGGCAGCAAGAACCCGCTGGCCCAGGAATGGGCCGACCTGATGAACAAGCATTACAACACGCTGATGCAGCGTGACCCGGTGTTCGGGGAACTGCGAAACGTGATGGACATGTGCGTCGTCGCCGCCCTGATCGAAAGCGAAGGGATGCTGGCGACGGTCGACCTGAAACTGCCGACGATTTACGGCGAAAACGACAAGGTGTCGCTGAGCAAGTGGCACACGCCCAAGTCGGTAGCGACGTACTGCGGCTTCAAGAAAGTCGGCTCCAGCTACGTGATCACGGCCTCAGGCGGGGTGCAGGTCGACTCGTGGGAAGCGGCCGAAGTGAGCGTGGTGAACGCCAGCGTCTCGCAGGTTCGCAGCCAGGCTTCGCCGGCGGGGAAGACCGAGTTCTGGTGGAACTAGCGGTCCGCGCGACAAACGTATCAACGACAACAGCCGGGCGAGGTTCGCCCGGCTGTTGCGGTTTCTTGCAATGGACTCTGGTCGCTTGCCCGCGACCATCGCTGCCTGGTGGACTACGCACTCTCTTCCTTGGATTTGCTCAGGATTGACAAATCGCGGGATTTTCTGAGATGGCGTTCCGGGCAGTCGCCGCGCGGCGGGGCCGCGGGAGGCATACGAACGGCAGAGTGGGATTGTGTCATCGCGGGCCGTTCGTTGCCCTGGCACAATGAGCATCGACGTTCGCCCGAAGCGATCCGCATGCGGAACGTGTGAGAAAGGCAACTTTGCGCACGGTCTGGCATGGCGACGCATTTGTCAGGCAAATTGCGTTCGACGCGTGTGCGCGGTGAAACCGTCATAACACAACGGTCCGTCCGCCCAGGCGACGGCAGAGAGAGCGTCGCCCGGTATCCCCAGAGACTTCCACGCGGGCATGGTTCTCTGTTCGCGACAAGGCTGGCGTATAGCGTGACGGGCCGGATTGCCCGTCACAGGGAGGGTTCTCGCGGTGCGGTCGATCAGGAGGCCTTCCGCACGGGAGCGGACGACGGCACATGGTACACGCCCGGATCGTCGACTCCGTCGCCATTCCAGTCGCCCACCACGGGCTGATCGTTAGCTCCGCCCATTTCAAACACGCGGTCGGCCGCGTCGAGCGTGCGGTTGCCGTCGACATCCAGATGCCACACGCCGCCGCGATAGACGCCCAGTTCGTCGACGCCGTCGCCGTTGAAGTCGCCCACCACCGGAATATCGCCGGCCTGGCCGAGGGAGACTTTCTCGTCCTCTTCCCCGATGCGACCGTCCCCGTTGCTATCCAGACGCCACTGGCCTTCGTGGAAAATACCGATGGTGCGGATTCCATCGCCGTTCCAGTCGCCTGTGACCGGCACGGCGGATTCATTGCCGTACTTGAACACGTGGTCGATCAGGTCGGCGCGAAGCGGCCCGTCGGCCGAACGGCGGATAGTGCGCTGGCCGTTGGTGGCCAGTTCTTCGGTCGGCGGCACGTTCTTTTCGATCAAACGATCGGTCAGCGTGTTCACCACTTCGCGGCGGTTGTCGGCATCGGGCAGGCCCGGTTCGGATTCGATGGCGCGGGGATCGCGAGCCCAGATCGGACCGAAGATCCCGATATCGTCTTTGCCGTCGCCGTCCCAGTCGCCTGTGACGGGGAAGTCTTCCTCAGAGCCCAGCTGAGCCCACAGGTCGGCTTCGTCCCACTTGCCGTCGCCGTTGAGGTCGATCAGCCATTCGCCGCGATAGAAGATGCCAATCTCGTCGACGCCGTCGCCGTTGAAGTCGCCGGCAATGGGGATCGCGCCGTCGACGCCGTAGGCTCCGTTCCGCACGATCAGGCTGCCGTTCTCATCGAAAATACCTTGCGACCAGACGCCGTTCTGCATCCGTTCGTTCGTCCACTGGTCCCGCTGCACCAGCGACACCGTACTCAGCAGGCTGCTGTCCTGTGCGGCGGTGGGCAGACCGGGACCGCGGGGATCGCCGGCGTTGACAATGCTCAGGTGCCACGTGTACTCCTGCGTCACGCTGATGAACTGGATTGGCGGTTCGACCAGGATGGGCGGCGGAATAAACAAAGGCGCCGGCGGAGGCGTGGCTCCGACAACCGGAATCACGACCGGCGGCAGGAACACGGGCGGTGTTTCGTTCGGCGGGGTCGGGATTTTTTCGGCCTGGATTTCGCTGAAGTTGTTCAGCTCTGAGTGCTGGCCGATGCCCAGCGGGATCCGAATGATAGCGTCGTTCAGCGGATCGACGGTCAGCTGGAACAGGAACTGCGGGTTGACGTTGTCGCCCGGGTTGATGGCGATACCCGAGGTGGTGCCGGCCGTGTCGATGCCGTCGTACAACGCTTCGGGCTGCACTTCAAACACCGCATAATTGCCGAACGTCAGACCCTGGAACAGGTAATAGCCGCTGGAATCGGTGACGACCCGGATCGGTCCGTCGTTGTAGTAGCCGGGCAGCGCCGTGCTGGCGTCGATCGGCTCGCCGGTGATGCCGTCGCGAAGCTCCAGCACCACGCCAGGCAAGCGACGGTCGTCGCTCGTCAATTGGCCGTCGCGAATTCCCGCCAGCGTGGCCGGCGGCAGTCCGTCGGGAGTCACGATCGTGGCGCCGTCCACGAAAACGTAACCCGAGATTGCACTCGGCGGCGTTTCGCAGAAGTTGTAGTTGTGCAGATTCAGGCCCGAGGTGATGTTCACCTTGGAAATCACATCGGCGAAGCTGGCGTCGCCGTCGCCGTCGCCCACCACCTGGCCGCCGTGGAAGTAGCCTTCGGGCTGTTCTTCCACGATCGTATAGGCGCCCGGCAGCAGGTTGCCGAAGTAGTACTGGCCGTCGACATCGGTCGTGGTGCGGGCCAGTTCGTTGCCGTTGCCGTCGAGCAGGCGGATGACGACTCCTTCCAGGCGGACTTCCCCTTCGTCGAGGATGCAGTCGAGGTTTGGATCGACATGCACCACGCCGGCGATGCTGCCCGGCAGGACTTCGCCAAAGTTATAGTTGACGCCGGTTTCGCCGTATTTGAGCGAGATGGCGTTGATCTTGTCGGCGGCGGAGTCGGCCACGCCGACGGTGGCGCCGGCGATCGTGCCGGCGGTGTCTTTCCCGTCGAGGAAGCCGGCCGGCTGGGTCTCCATGATGCGGTATTCGCCCGCACGGAGATCGGTGAATTTGTACGATCCGTCGGCTCCGGTCGTGGCGGTTCCCACGACGGTGTCGCCTTTGAAGATCATCACCACGGCGCCTTCGATCGGATCTTCGTTCGCGTCGTATACGCCGTCGTTATCTTTGTCGTGATAGACAAAGCCCGAGATCATCGCCGGTTCGTGTTCGCAGAAATCGTAGTCGACGCCGACATCGCCAGGGCCCAGGTGGATGCTGGTGATTTTATCGCTGCCGTCGAGCGTTCCGACCGCCACGTCGCGGACGGTTCCGACATGCTCGTCGCCGTCGAGCAGTCCGTCGGGGGTGAATTCGATCAGCGTGTACTCGTCGTTATCCAGGCCCGTGAACCAGTAGTCGCCGTTCTCGTCGGTGCGGGTTTCATGGATTTCGCCGGTGCGGTTGTTGATCAGGCGCAGGAGCACCCCTTCGATGCCGCGAAGCTGTCCTTCGAATTCTTCTTCGCAGTTGCCGTCGGGATCGGACAGATGCACGCTGCCGTGGATCTCTGACAACCGGCGTTCGCCGAAGTTGTAATCAACGCCCTTGTCGCCGTATTTGAGCGCGATCAGACCCAGCCGGTCGTTCGAAGCGTCGCCGACGATCACGCCGCCGACGGTGCCGAGCGTATCCTTGCCATCGTCCCAGTTGTCGGGCTGATGTTCCACGACCGTGTAGACGCCCAGGGCCAGGCGGTCGAATTTATACGAGCCGTCGGCCAGGGTCTGCTGGCTGGCGATGACTTCGCCTTTATCATTCAGCAGGTCGACCTGCACCTGGGGGATGGGATCTTCGTTGTTGTCAAAGAC is part of the Lignipirellula cremea genome and encodes:
- a CDS encoding DUF1598 domain-containing protein translates to MAIRSFVQKLLIACAVAGFVGLANTSWAGHNNFRQNAVGGVSIDAFGVVAGPSVEAARMLRASLEESVTRAEPGMARPTTLRMVSLRGLEAAIADAMENNLGRLPDEVKYLAGMQRIQHVFLYPEANDIVLAGPGEGWKVDGTGNVVGITTGRPVLQLEDLLVAFRTVTQAGEGEGIGCSIDPSAEGQQRLNAYLKSVRQFNPAVVKGVEEAMGPQQIRITGVPTDSHFARVLVAADFRMKRYAMHLEPSPVPEMISFIDLLAKRRTLPKNMTPRWWLATDYEPLLRSEDRLAWEIRGQGVKCMTENDFVDATGERVGIAGSKNPLAQEWADLMNKHYNTLMQRDPVFGELRNVMDMCVVAALIESERMLATVDLKLPTIYGENDKVSLSKWHTPKSVATYCGFKKVGSSYVITASGGVQVDSWEAAEVSVVNASVSQVRSQASPAGKTEFWWN
- a CDS encoding DUF1598 domain-containing protein; protein product: MASRSLMHILRTACALAAVVGMTTISWAGGNNNNFRQNAVGGVSIDAFGVVAGPSVEAARMLRASLEESVTRAEPGMARPTTLRMVSLRGLEAAIADAMENNLGRLPDEVKYLAGMQRIQHVFLYPEANDIVLAGPGEGWKVDGTGNVVGITTGRPVLQLEDLLVAFRTVTQAGEGEGIGCSIDPSTEGQQRLNAYLKSVRQFNPAVVKGVEEAMGPQQIRITGVPTDSHFARVLVAADFRMKRYAMHLEPSPVPEMISFIDLLAKRRTLPKNMTPRWWLATDYEPLLRSEDRLAWEIRGQGVKCMTENDFVDATGERVGIAGSKNPLAQEWADLMNKHYNTLMQRDPVFGELRNVMDMCVVAALIESEGMLATVDLKLPTIYGENDKVSLSKWHTPKSVATYCGFKKVGSSYVITASGGVQVDSWEAAEVSVVNASVSQVRSQASPAGKTEFWWN